One Vicugna pacos chromosome X, VicPac4, whole genome shotgun sequence DNA window includes the following coding sequences:
- the APOO gene encoding MICOS complex subunit MIC26, giving the protein MFKVIQRSVGPASLSLLTFKVYASPKKDSPHKASVKVNELSLYSVPEGQSKYVEEPRTQLEESISHLRHYCEPYTNWCQEMYSQTKPKMQNLVQWGLDSYEYLQNAPPGFFPRLGVIGFAGIIGLLLARGSKIKKLVYPPGFMGLAASLYYPQQAIVFVQVSGEKLYDWGLRGYIVVEDLWKENFQKPGNVKSSPGNK; this is encoded by the exons GTAATTCAGAGGTCTGTGGGGCCGGCCAGCCTGAGTCTGCTCACCTTCAAAGTCTATGCGTCACCAAAAAAGGACTCACCTCACAAGGCTTCTGTGAAAGTTAATGAG CTTTCACTCTACTCCGTTCCTGAGGGGCAGTCTAAATATGTGGAAGAGCCAAGGACCCAACTTGAAGAAAGCATCTCCCATCTCCGACATTATTGTGAGCCATATACAAATTGGTGTCAG gaAATGTACTCCCAAACTAAGCCCAAGATGCAAAATTTGGTTCAATGGGGGTTAG ACAGCTATGAATATCTCCAAAATGCACCTCCTGGATTTTTTCCAAGACTTGGTGTTATTGGTTTTGCTGGTATTATTGGACTCCTTTTGGCTAGAG GTTCAAAAATAAAGAAGCTGGTGTATCCACCTGGTTTCATGGGATTAGCTGCCTCTCTTTATTACCCACAACAAGCCATTGTATTTGTCCAG gttAGTGGGGAGAAATTATATGACTGGGGTTTACGAGGATACATAGTTGTAGAAGATTTATGGAAGGAGAACTTTCAAAAG CCAGGAAATGTGAAGAGTTCACCCGGAAATAAGTAG